In the Candidatus Nitrosotalea sinensis genome, one interval contains:
- a CDS encoding tRNA pseudouridine(54/55) synthase Pus10 — protein MKENTLDQAIEETKQILREYRLCDYCIGRMFASKLGLVSYDTLGKKIRTMIKQSRPKSCYLCKNLMLEIDVFVQKMLDMSKEYEFSTFLIGAILQPSILDRDDTIRSKFKLKGIAGIKSDITRELGKQFGKRTRTKVDYQNPDIVFTIDFKKDQYDIKPKSIVLEGKYTKNNRGIPQKQDSCNRCDGKGCFACDFHGISEFNSVEGQIAKFLFEKFGAQQAKITWIGSEDDSSMVLGNGRPFFVKMINPHKRKIHLQKKIKLDNISILNLKPISRIPTDQIKFRATVLLEISTEKDLHPDSLNVLKSLQNMPISIDENSWKNQKKIYDVEVKKILNRSFVVLVELDGGIPIKRLVSGPNVEPNISTLLENSCHCTTFDFHKIILVK, from the coding sequence CAAGCAATTGAAGAAACAAAGCAAATTCTAAGAGAGTATAGACTATGTGATTATTGCATTGGAAGGATGTTTGCAAGCAAGTTAGGTCTTGTTTCATATGACACTCTGGGGAAAAAAATTCGAACGATGATAAAGCAAAGTAGACCAAAATCATGTTATTTATGCAAAAACCTGATGCTTGAGATTGATGTATTTGTACAAAAAATGCTTGACATGTCTAAAGAGTATGAATTTTCAACCTTTCTAATTGGTGCTATATTGCAACCTTCTATTCTTGATAGAGATGACACAATACGTTCAAAATTCAAACTCAAAGGAATTGCAGGAATAAAAAGTGATATCACAAGAGAATTGGGAAAACAGTTTGGAAAAAGAACTAGGACTAAGGTTGATTATCAAAATCCTGACATTGTATTTACAATTGATTTCAAAAAAGATCAATATGATATAAAGCCTAAATCTATTGTATTGGAAGGAAAATATACAAAAAATAATCGGGGAATTCCGCAAAAACAAGACTCTTGTAATAGGTGTGATGGAAAAGGTTGTTTTGCATGTGACTTTCATGGTATATCTGAGTTTAATAGTGTAGAAGGTCAAATTGCTAAATTTTTATTTGAAAAATTTGGTGCGCAGCAAGCCAAAATAACTTGGATAGGAAGCGAAGATGATTCTAGTATGGTACTCGGAAATGGAAGGCCGTTTTTTGTCAAGATGATAAATCCTCATAAACGAAAAATTCATCTGCAAAAAAAGATCAAATTAGACAATATTTCAATTCTTAATCTAAAACCTATATCTAGAATTCCTACAGATCAAATCAAATTCAGAGCAACTGTGTTGCTTGAAATTTCTACTGAAAAAGATCTTCATCCTGATTCTTTGAATGTATTAAAAAGTCTGCAGAACATGCCTATATCAATAGATGAAAACTCTTGGAAAAATCAGAAAAAAATCTATGATGTTGAGGTAAAAAAAATACTTAATAGATCATTTGTTGTCCTTGTTGAATTAGATGGAGGAATACCGATAAAGAGGCTTGTTTCAGGACCTAACGTTGAACCAAATATTAGCACTCTTCTTGAAAACTCATGTCATTGCACAACGTTTGATTTTCATAAAATAATACTCGTTAAATGA
- a CDS encoding 30S ribosomal protein S27ae, with amino-acid sequence MAGKKGSSPSVYKYYKVSGDKAEKVRRECSRCGKGVFMSSHKNRRSCGKCGFTEFNQ; translated from the coding sequence ATGGCAGGCAAAAAAGGTTCCAGCCCATCAGTATACAAATATTATAAAGTTTCAGGAGACAAAGCTGAAAAAGTAAGAAGAGAATGCTCACGATGTGGTAAAGGAGTATTCATGTCAAGCCATAAAAACAGAAGAAGTTGTGGCAAGTGTGGATTCACAGAATTTAATCAATAA